The Sceloporus undulatus isolate JIND9_A2432 ecotype Alabama chromosome 7, SceUnd_v1.1, whole genome shotgun sequence genome segment aacagcgtggctcccggacgctgcagagaaggagcgcaaaaTCGCGCCCTTCTCAGGTCtccggaagaggcgccgcgagtgccaaagggcacactcgcggcgtcacttccggtgcgccacgtgcggacgcagagcgtcccactacatcaaaatggcggtgccgtATGAAGAGGGTGCCAgcccattttgtacggactgagtctgtgatagagactcccctttttcaaactgtaagctgcctaggattctatgattctatggatagCCCGGTGACCAGAGGGCCTCTTTCCCTGgccgtgtcctacattttggcttTATCTCTGGCGggctacagacgggcaggggagacgtcttggaggtgtatttagctgaatgcggagcctccagacggccccccgggggcgtgcttcaggtgtttggagcttccacacggggggcagtgaagacgcctcaacctgggtccgtttcggacccggagcttccatacggCCGCCTCGAGGAACGCTgcaaaaaagagaggcagcttcctcacgggcggcccgaacggcggcttttttttttctttggccggctggcggatgcgaaGCTGCgccagctgcagcgctaagcagcggcagaaagcctatgtgcgcatttaaagcgcccaagcccctttaaacttctCCCACCTGCTCTGCCCcaaaaacaaaggtggtctcctgccagctggtgatcagctggtgtgtGGCCCTtggtccgcttgcactttgcgtgttcagcagcatcatagatgcctcctctcctttggtccccacgctCCCTGCTGATCTCTGCAAGGCGCATCCACAGCTGTCCTCCGCTGCCACCGCTTGTCCCCCCTGCcttctcccctcacctcccttgtacataggTCAATAGTGACAGTTTTaatagcgtttttttattgttaggaggtgaaaatggcagaggaatggggTGTAGGGGTGCCTTtaaaagtccaaactttccaagcgcgcatgcgtacatgttgctctagggttaggttagggttacgaggctttaaaatgcgccgcagctgtgtcTCAGGCTTCcaacagctgcatggcagcggacgttgcaattaaagcctgactgcaattgcgcatgttccaagaccccaactcactatgcgacggagcttttaaatgggcaacttaaagtagcggcgtagcattCTGGTGTGATCCCGGTGCAGGCAGCTCTCATGGGCTtctccccttctcgatatgtgtcagcattcaggtaggactgctccagtttgttcctgcagttactccagtttctgggaccatatagctataatggtcagccgtctcagtatgagaccaagacgtcccccggcctttttttcttttcggggtgctggtggatggctggcCAGCCTGCCTGGTGgtcaaaggggagccgccacacacgctgtgccaggagcagccgaactgtggcccgttcccaggtgagaatggcgcaggaatgtgtgtagggggtcacgttaaatcccaaactttcctcTTTCACTTTCTATAACCAAACAATCCGCCGGCAAAGTTTACAACTTCCCgcgttctagcaacgcatgcgcaccactggctctagggttagggttacgaggcttaaaatgcgccgcagctgtgcgcagcttccacagctccatggcagcggacgttgcaatttaagcttgactgcaaaccacgcatgtcctgggaacccgactcattatgcgacgcagctgacaacGGAGCTTTTAAAACCCGGCAACTTAAAtttttgcggcgtagcaattctgacgtatcggtgcagcagcttacagacggacatgcgcaggtacgccgcaaatcaaaagaagcggaaaaaggcAGCACCTTTTTAAAGCGCGCTTCTCCGCTTGAggcgtgcagggggcgtgttcatgacggcattcagggaaagcccgtctgaaggctctaccttcatgacgtcatgagtacaccctttttgcccgtctgtagccccgcctctgggaggaatttgaaCCGGGAACCTGTCCGTGTGTTCCTGGGAGCTGCTCCACCGATTGATCGCTTGCAAAGGGCTCTTTAATGCTGGCCAGGCAAGAAAGGAGACCCAAAGGTTCAGCCTGCCTGCGAGGAAGGACTCTGTAAATCTTTAACTTGTACGCTTAATTTTGTATGGGTAGTTCTTTTTATGTTTTCGATttagtatatataaatataatatatataaatatatataataatataatacaatataatataataataaataatacaaataaataaatataaaaaataaaatacaatataaataaatatatataaataaatatataaataataataacaatataaataaataaattgtataacgaataatataatattataaataataaatagaaaaataaataatataaaaataaataaaaatatataataattataaatataatacaatataaaatataatataataattaaataaagaaaaataaaataaataaatataaaaatacaagatAGTACAATATATACTAGCTACTAATATATACATCTAAATAATATAATACCTTTTCAAATAAATCAAACTACATAATgcctatataatataataaatataccaTATACATATTGAAATATAACAATATACATAAATatgcaaatataatacaatatatcaTATAACTAAAATAAACCTACCCTGCACCTAAACCCCTAAAACTACATACTAACTAACAATACTCCCTAAACTAAAATATACTAACGCTAATAACCTACATAACGCCTAAAAcctaataatactactaataaatcataaataataaaaatacaatataaccTACAGCAACTTTATATGATGGATGATTCTATTAATGTGCTCACAATTGttagttgtttgttgttttaatgtgttcgTTAGCCCCCTTGGGTGCCTATCTTTGGACCGAAACGGTGGGAAAAAATCAACATCCACAAATTAGACTATGAATGAATAAAAGGACCCTTTTGCGGGGATGCGATCAGGAGACGCGCCTTCAGCGCTTCCGAATGACTTTTTTTAAACAGCCACTGCTTAGAAAATGCTTTTCATTGTTTCCTTGAGCCTGTTTTCTAGAGCCAGACGTTGTTCCTCTTCTTCACAGACATTGTGCTGGGGATGTTTTAAACCCTTCCCCTGAGGAGAAatgctttctccttcttctctcagACGTGAAAGTTAAGCAGAATCCGGGGCTCAGGAGTGACTTTTGTCTTTAGTCCTGAGGTAAAACGAACATAAAACTCCTTTCCCAAAGGAAACGGGCCCGAGGACACGGCGAGGCCGCTCTCCGGAGCTCAGGAGTGGCTTCTCCGGTTTCTTTCCTCCGGAGGTGAAACGGAGGGATCATCGCCTCTCCCTCTCCAGCGCTTAGGACTGACTTGGGCTTTTGTGTCCTGAGGTAAAATGGGCCCACCCTCGGCCTGCTCTCAATCTCTCTCGCCCCCCTGGACCCCACTTCCGGCCGCCGTCACCATAGAGACGGAGCAGCCGCCGCTCACTTCCGGCCGGGacaaggaggaggcggaggagcgGCCACTGCGCATGCGTGAGCAAAAGGAGGCGCAGCTAAGGTCCATCCCCATTCCAATGACCATATATAGCCTGTGTCGTCatcaggaggaggcggagccCAGGGGGCGTGGCTTCCCCTCCCGGAAGCGGCGTgtctgtggctccagagcagcCATGGAAGAGGCTCAGAGGCTGGTGCTGCGGAGGTCTAGGCTGAGGCTGGTGCGGGAGCTGCGGGTGGAGCCCCTCTGGGAGCCCCTCCTTCGGAAGGGAGTCTTCACCCGGGACATGATCCAGGAGATCCAGGTCTTGGGCTAGGCAtcccagggaggaggaggaggaggagggaaagaaaccctatatatatattttttttttttttttttttttttttttcacataactgacatatgtgtgtgtgtatgtatatatatattctatgaaTATATGTAAATCCTATATACAGGtacatataaatatgtatgtCTCCCATATATCatataatgcatatatatatatatatatatatatatatatataaatcctaTCTATGTATATATCCTATAAACcctatacacatgcacacataaaccctatgtatatatgtatgtatatatcttCCATAAatcctagatagatagatagatagatctcctAAAatcctgtatgtatgtatatgtgtgtgcacacacactcacagataTACTGTACTCAGGCAAGTAAGGCTATCAATGTAGCCGCATTTTGCTGCCAAACTCTGCTGCCGTGTCACAAAGAACCGTGATACAAACGCCTTCCTTCCGGAAGCGCAAAGCCTTCTTCCTCATGGGCTGCTCATGGCTTTCATACGAAGAACCAGACGGAGGATGAAGCCTTGTAGCCTTGTTTGGTGCCATAGTCAAAGCCATGTGATCTTTCCTAAGGCGCCATTTTGGTTTCTCTTCCAGGCGTCTGGGACGCGGAGGGACCAAGCGCGGCAGCTGGTCATCGACCTGGAGAGCCGGGGGAAGCAGGCCTTGCCTTTGTTCATTGGGTGCCTCCAAGAGACGGGTCAGAGCAGCCTGGCGGCTTTCTTGGCGGAGGGATGCTGTGCGTCACAAGGGCCCCCGGCTGATATAAAACCCATCCAAGTCCCTTCGCACTCGGGGCAAGGTGTGTATCTTATTGCTTTCcggctccttccttccctgatcTTTCTTCCGTTAGGATTCTGTAAGACAAGGAACACACAGActtccaaaatgccccaaagaaaaagaaacagaagtctTTAAATCATTGCCACCCAAAATGAAGCTTAATGTTCCTGACACCTCTAACCCATATTCCTGACTGACCTGAATCTAACTAATCTCTGTCTCTGACCCTGACAAACCTGAGTCTAACCAATCTGCCGTTGACCCCAACTTGCTTTCTACACATCTCTAACCCATATTCATAACTGACCGGCCTGTCTCTAACCCTGGCTAATGCTCCCAGCATCACTAACTCCTATTCTACTTTTAATTGACTGGTCTGAATCTAACTAACTAACtgtctgtcaatggggatgctttgatggagagttcctgcatggcagaatggggttggactggatggaccttcttgtggtctcttccaactctatgagcctatgattctattatctcgGACCCTGACAAATCCTCCTTATTGTCATtaaggggaagaagaagcagtgctgagaaaagttacttttctggattgCGACTCCCAGAATGTAGTCCACGCAAGAGTGTTTTGTACTAATCCTCACGCCTCTTGAAATACCATTCCAAAACCTAATTCGGAGATTCtggatttgctgtttttccagggGATCCGACTTCTGAATCTTTGCCTTTTCCCATCCAAGCGATGAACCAAAGACACCAAGAACCAACACACGACGTTTCAGCTGCTCAGGGTAAGAAGAAATCTgggaataatgggagttgtagtccagcatttaTTTAGGCTTGGATCCAGGCTATCTGGAAGACTGTATATCCCCATATGAGCTTGTTTggattttaaagggttttatGAACTTGCTTGGGTTTTTAGGCTGACCCTTCCCTGTTCTTCTGTCAGCAGATGAATAGCTTTTTATTTTAGCAAGCATTTGGTGGCTATGCAGAAAGGCCTTTAATGTGTAtgtgtctatacacacacacacacacacacacacacacaaatatatacagatatacatacacacacacatatatatgtaattagatacacacacatatatatatatacgtaactagatacatacacacatatatatttacttGTACTGAttttacattttgtcttgttttctaGGCTCTGTAGAAGAGAGACCCAGGAGAAACTCAGAAACAGTTAGTTTTCTTATTTTCTGGGGCCGTGTCACACTACACAACTGTtccactatgatcccactttggCTGCTATGGcggcatcctatagaatcctgggatcctCAGTTTAGGGAGGTTGAGAGCCATGTAAAGTAGCGGTTTGGGTGTCGGACTtacactctgggagaccagggacacaaacaaacctcctctgagcaaatcgtgccaaggaaaccccacgatggggttgccataagaaaTGGTTTGAAAAGTGCGTAacggcagccatggcagttaaagtgggatcataactCTATGACTCTGCAGTATGTCAGGGGGCTGCATAGTGGGATGTGAGATAGACCAGTGGCCAAATAACAGTGTTGGGAGTGTGCTTCTGGACATTAGTAGACTTTATGTTGTTACCGACCTCATTATTTTCTGTTTGAAcccaacaacagtaataaaaatgtgatgctctttcctctcttctcatcACAACTTCAGTCCAgctgacagataataataataataataataataataataataataataatttttaattatatcctgcctctcccaaaagTACAccataaaatgcaaaacacatacATACTTAAAATGTACATAATCCCCTTATTCCCCTATTTAGAACTAAGCATCTCACAGGCCATATGTGGCCTGTcaagatccatcctatggaatgctgggatttgtagtttagtctTTAGTCTTTCCTGTCAAAGAGTATTGGTGCCTCGCCAGACTACAAAGTCCCAAGCTTCCATAAGACGGAGCagataaagcagtgccaaactgcattatttctacagtgtagatgtgccctccCAGACAGTTTGAAGGAATACTTTGGAGTAGAAGATGCCAGGGTTTAGGACCAGAGCAAGGACTCTTGTTCTGCAGGCAAACGGGGGTTTAATTCTCCTCCTTTGTCACTGTTTTAGGCTTACGTCCTGAAAAGCCGTCCCTGTGGCTACTGCCTCATTATCAATAATGTGAATTTCAGTGGCGCCACTCACCTCGGCCTCCGCCTCGGCTCTGACGTCGACTGCGAGCGGCTGGAGAGAAGGTTCAAGTCCTTGTGCTTTGAGGTTCTGACCCGCCAAGATCTTAAGGCACACGTGAGCATCCACAGCAACCCAAACGTATTCAACAATTGGGACAGGATGACAGGGATGTCCTCACCATAAAGACGTGACCAAACCAAAGCCCCAAACTCTCATAGAAAtgcaaacccatgcttcttagtcatgcccgAAGCAGAGGATGTCTTGGAAtgccttctggacagaaggttgaagtgtAACAAAGGATGATATCTGGTCGCCCTGCAACTGGAGAGAAGATTTCTTTGACAAAACCAAGGGGTTTTAAAGTTGGAAGGGGAACCCCAATGGTAATTTATTCTCGCCATAATAGGGCGTCTCTCTATTCTCCCAGTCTTCAGTTttggccttctctttcagagtgcCTCAGTGATATGGGGCAGCTAAAGGGGAGCAGAAGGGGCTGTGGGTATCTGCATTAATCGAAGCTGCTCTGTCCTTGTCGTTTTTAACATCTGGCCCTTGGAAATTGTCTCTAGGAAATTGCTTCCGAGTTGCAGAGCCTGGCGAGGAGGGATCACGGCTCCCTCGACTGCTGCCTTGTGGTCATCCTTTCTCATGGCTGTCAGGTAAGTGAGGCCGGTGTTCCACGCATGCGCTGTGTGGTTGTGGCAGATGGGGGCCTTCATATTGGTAGAGCTGTGATGTCTTCTTCTAAGCCCCATCTTTGACCCCAATGTGAGGACCTCCACATGTCCCACCACTGTGACATCCGTGTGGGGACCTTCTACatatccttgttgtttctgtGCAATACTTTATTTGTCTAATCCCTCCAGCACCTTTGAATAAATGCTGTCCCTACAAGGCACCCTGTGTCTGAACTCAAGCTTTCCAGTATCCCTTAGGTCACAgtttcccaatctttggtcctctaagtgttttggacttcagttcccagaagccttagtCAATTTGGCTAacaatcaagaattctgggagctgaaatccaaaatacatgcAGGAACCATGGCCTTAGGTAGTGTTCTCAGAGGCACAGGTCTATACAGCATGTTCCACTCttcatcaggaagttcttgctaacatttaggtggactcccttctcctggagcttgaatccattgctccgtatcccagtctctggagcagcaggaaacaagcttgctccatcctgaatatgatatcccttcaaatatttaaacatggctataatgtcaccccttaaccatctcttctccatgctaaacatacccagctccctaagctgctcctcatagggcttgctTGTTTTTAGAACTTCCACCATTTTGGCTTCTCTGGacgtattgttgttgtatgcctttaagtctttTTCCACCTTagggagaccctaaagcaaacctatcaagggttttcttggcaagttttgttcagagggaggttgccctttccttcctctgaggctgagagagtatgactttgcTAAGGTCATCCATTAGGTTTGCATaattttgaaccctggtgtccagagtcatagttcaacactcgaACCACTCCACCAAGCTGGCTCTTAATGTCCCCTCAAAAATTGGGGCGAAGGAATTGCCCCAAATGTGTGCAGTGCACCTCCTGACTCATTCAGGAATGGTGGATGACCATCAGATCAACCAGATACAGAGAGGTGCCCTGCAAagggcttgttgttgtgtgccttcaagttgttcctgacttaagGCCACCCTATGGCAAACCCTTTCATGGGGCTTTAtttgcaagatttgctcagaggggggttACCCTTGCTTTCCTTAGGCTGAGAggtcttacccaaggtcacccatagatttgaactttggtctccggagtcataatccaatgctcaaaccactaccttaCATTGGCCAAGGTATACCAAGCACTGATTCCTGTCTTTTTCATTTGTAGACCAGCCACATTCAGTTCCCGGGTGGAATTTATGGCACAGACGGCCGTCGTCTTGCAGTGGAGAAGATTGTCAGCTACTTCAATGGGAGCAACAGCCCCAGCCTGAGGGGGAAGCCCAAGATCTTCTTCATCCAGGCTTGTGGTGGAGGTTAGTGTGCCTTTCGGAGGGATAGCCTTTGCAAGTATGTTGTTTTGTAGGATATAGAAAGAGCTGGCTTCTACAGTTTGGAAGCAGAGGAATGGAGAAGATGAGGAAGCTTAGTTGGCCTAAAACAAGCGAAAGCTGGATTTCAGCGCATGTGAGAAATCAATGCTCAGAACCAGTTAGAGATTTAATGCAtagagagttggaaggggccacaaacCCCTGCCCTGCAGAAATCCACAACGGAAGCgttcctgaaagatggccatccatcttctgttcattcagcctccaaagaaggagagtctgccacctccagcctctgtttaaaaacctccaaaggaggagactccaccgctaTCCAAGGCagcttaatgtttaggtggaatctcttgcaaTTTGGAGCCATTGGTTCACTTCtatttcctggagcagcagaaaacaagttggctCTATCTTCTTCATGGCTCTCATGTCAACTCTGAGCCTTCTCTTCAAgctcaacatccccagctccctcaaaTGTGTGCTTCCCGTTCTAGAGGAAAAAGACCGAGGGTTTCAAGTGGATTTTGATGCTTCTCCTGGCGGCCAGATGTCCGGGCGGACGGTTGAATCGGACGCAACCCCTTTCCAAGTGCAGATGGGCAACTCCGACGAACTGGATGCCATTGCAAGCTTGCCTACCCCCAGCGATATCTTGGTGTCCTACTCAACATTTCCAGGTGAGCAGAAGCTTTATCTGATGGCCGTAATAGTTCTTGCAGGTGATGCTGTAGTGGAACCATGGCTTTAGAGGTTGAGGTCATGAgactttatacacacacacacacacatacacacacacagagag includes the following:
- the CASP9 gene encoding caspase-9 isoform X3, with product MEEAQRLVLRRSRLRLVRELRVEPLWEPLLRKGVFTRDMIQEIQASGTRRDQARQLVIDLESRGKQALPLFIGCLQETGQSSLAAFLAEGCCASQGPPADIKPIQVPSHSGQGDPTSESLPFPIQAMNQRHQEPTHDVSAAQGSVEERPRRNSETEIASELQSLARRDHGSLDCCLVVILSHGCQTSHIQFPGGIYGTDGRRLAVEKIVSYFNGSNSPSLRGKPKIFFIQACGGEEKDRGFQVDFDASPGGQMSGRTVESDATPFQVQMGNSDELDAIASLPTPSDILVSYSTFPGFVSWRDKLTGSWYVETLDQVLEQYASSEDLLDMLLRVADAVSAKGTFKQMPGCFNFLRKRFFFMVK
- the CASP9 gene encoding caspase-9 isoform X1, whose protein sequence is MEEAQRLVLRRSRLRLVRELRVEPLWEPLLRKGVFTRDMIQEIQASGTRRDQARQLVIDLESRGKQALPLFIGCLQETGQSSLAAFLAEGCCASQGPPADIKPIQVPSHSGQGDPTSESLPFPIQAMNQRHQEPTHDVSAAQGSVEERPRRNSETAYVLKSRPCGYCLIINNVNFSGATHLGLRLGSDVDCERLERRFKSLCFEVLTRQDLKAHEIASELQSLARRDHGSLDCCLVVILSHGCQTSHIQFPGGIYGTDGRRLAVEKIVSYFNGSNSPSLRGKPKIFFIQACGGEEKDRGFQVDFDASPGGQMSGRTVESDATPFQVQMGNSDELDAIASLPTPSDILVSYSTFPGFVSWRDKLTGSWYVETLDQVLEQYASSEDLLDMLLRVADAVSAKGTFKQMPGCFNFLRKRFFFMVK
- the CASP9 gene encoding caspase-9 isoform X2, which produces MEEAQRLVLRRSRLRLASGTRRDQARQLVIDLESRGKQALPLFIGCLQETGQSSLAAFLAEGCCASQGPPADIKPIQVPSHSGQGDPTSESLPFPIQAMNQRHQEPTHDVSAAQGSVEERPRRNSETAYVLKSRPCGYCLIINNVNFSGATHLGLRLGSDVDCERLERRFKSLCFEVLTRQDLKAHEIASELQSLARRDHGSLDCCLVVILSHGCQTSHIQFPGGIYGTDGRRLAVEKIVSYFNGSNSPSLRGKPKIFFIQACGGEEKDRGFQVDFDASPGGQMSGRTVESDATPFQVQMGNSDELDAIASLPTPSDILVSYSTFPGFVSWRDKLTGSWYVETLDQVLEQYASSEDLLDMLLRVADAVSAKGTFKQMPGCFNFLRKRFFFMVK